CTCCACTGCACATCTCATTGTATCATTGTACCAATGAGGACATTATTGCCAGTACCACTGAGATTTTAGGTGTTGTGCGAATGACTGATCTTCTTTAAGGTTTGTTGCTGCATTTTAATTCTTAGTTTCTTTTAGGACTGTAGCACTCCTGAGGTTTTGCTTAGGCTGTTACATTTGGGATTCACCATGTATTAATGCATCATGAGTACGTGTTTTCACTGATTTAGCTGTAACAGCATAGTTAAAACGTACATGATTGAAAACTCCCACACACAATACTGACACTGATACGCTGTGTGTTGAAACCATTGTGTGCTTATTTGGCAGTGGCTGATACTCATTGAATGATTGTGCAGTCCTGTGGGTTAATATCTTACATAGTTTCATAATCccagctattttttttttttcacaaaaggGGCTGTTAACAAGAGCGGTTATTCAGGGTAATCTATGTGAGTGTTTAGCCTTCATTTTTTCGCTTGTGTTATAAAGGCAGTATGTCTTCTTCCCAAAGACTTggaaaaacaattaattttatGACACCTCCAGTTTTCGGTTGTTGCTTTTAAATCTGTAATTCGCTGCACTGCGATCCTCTTGTGCACTCGAGTGGTTTACAGCTGAGTGTGACAGTTTGGACGAGTTTGGATTATGATGCAAATAGAGAAGCTGCTTCAGGTGTCGAATTTAGCTGTTTTTATCTTAATGAataatgttaaaagaaaattagATTGTGGCAATATGTTTCTGAGTTCAGACTTGGACTGCAACATACTATAGCTGTGCTGTTTGCTGTAGACCATGTGCGGTATCATGTGACCTTATCTTACCAATACATTTCTGCATTTCCAATATTAGTGGCATCGTTCTTCGGCCAATGCAGAAAGTATGGATTCTGGACTTTTGTGTAAAACTTCTGCTCATTATCAACCAGAGTACTTTTTGCCTGATacataaaattgaaataaaattatTTCAGAGCTGAGCTGGTCTTCTTGAAACAATATTACAGATATTACTTCTCAAGAAACCTCTGATTATTCTCTATGAGGTGAAGTGATTCTTATTTTTGGCTTATTGCACTCATAATCTCACTCTGTGTCGTATATATATTGTCTTTTTACCTTCTCCCTCTTTGCACTTTCTTTTCATATTGTCTTACAGACCTTTCTGCTTTCTCTACACTAGTTCTCTTATtcgttttcttcttctcccttaCTGTGTTATCTGTCTCGGCTCCATTTCCTTGCTCCCTGATACTCCCTGACTCAGTagctttcattttcatgatAATCCAGCGACACCACTGGACTGCGAAATCGCTTTTactgccttttctttttctctttttctctctctcgctctccctctctctccattttccccCTGCTGGTTTATCTTTTTTCCTCCTGgctttattttgctttttgtaattaaatgtcatttttagttCTCCCAttttttgaagaagaagaagaagaaaagtttctttttttattatatgatCGTTGTCAAAACAGAGTGGAGTCACTGCTGGTAGAAGTGAACATGTCTGAGCCACAGCACCAACCTCCCAGCTCCTGAATATATTCAGTTCAGCTTTGCCTCTCAAATTATTACAGCAGTATTGAGAATTTTGTAAAACTACGTGATGTCCTCTAACCAAATTCATATAGGTTCAGTTATATCTATTATGTCTAATGTGTCTGTTGacagctctgtccaaaggcaatcatccatccatccatccatcgtcatTGCTCTTCCAACTCCAGGTCATGGTGGCAGTAGACTAAGTAAACCACATCCTGTAACATTTCCACAGAGATTCTGCCGTATTCACGAGGCAGCTGGGATATCCCTGGGATGAGGCCTATGGGTCTGGCCTGAGGTGCTACAGGAGGGCAACCTGTGATGTTTGGGCACAACTGAAAAAATGCCCAAAACATCTCAACTCGCCCCTTTCAATGCAAGTAACAGCCCCCTgtcaccctcacacactcaaacttAGTCTCACACTTTCAGTCCCATCTTTATACCACCTGCCCAGCAGCATCTTATCAGTAATCAGTGTCAGTTTATCTAGAGTGAAAGTTGCTCTTCATTTTGCTCTTAGGTCATATCTTCTGTGTCGTGAAAGGCATTTCTGCCCACCTGCTGCTTGGACCTGTTACCTGCTACCTGCCTAAAAACCTGCCTGTCTGTTGCCAGTTAAAGGCTTTCACATCACCAAGTCAATTTTTGGGTCCCCATTTTGTCTACCAGACACTGCAATGTCAACCACGTGTATCTGCTATTTAATGGAATTTTGTTTACACTTAGCAACATGTCTCCGCTGACAAGATCACAAATATAATTGCAATCCCTCCTGGTTTCCACAAATTACATGTAAATCCAGATTGGTCCTATTCTAGCACAGAGGGTGGTGGTAACACACTTGAAGCTGTTTTTAATTactgccaaaaaaaaataacaactgGTGAATTTTAGCAAATGAGCTAAAACTATTATCACGTAAAACACAGTTTTATCCCACTCCTTTACTGAGTAATCTGATCTCAATCGGGCTCAAATGCATCTTGGAtgcattaatacacattttttgAGACTGCATGGCTATCTGCCCAAGGCGCAGGCAATGACAGTGAATTAATAAATCAGTAGAGACTGGAATGTGGATCCACAGGCAAACTGAGAGCCTCACCTTCAGCCCTCGCTCCATCATCACCACAGTGGGTTGTTCATCAATCTCCCTGTTGATCTTGCCTTCAGTTGTCACCAACACTCCAAGATAACTTGAACTCCATCATTTGGGACAGCTACTTTCTCCCAACTTGAAGAGGATGATCCACTGTTCTCTAGTACATTGACTTGGAAGTACTGAACGTCCTCGCATCCGCTTCACACTTGGCTGCAAAAAGCAGCCCCAGTGTGCACTGGACGTCATGGCCCAGTGAAGCTAACAGAACTACATCATGGATAAAAAGCAGAGGTGAAGAGGAGCTGGGAGAGGTGGAGATTTTCTTAAATAATGACCTTTTCAGCTGTTGAGTCACTGAAAGACATTCTGGATCTCGTTATCGTCTAAAAACCTGAAATGCAAAGGGGATAGCTGAAATGAAAGTCATCAGTAGGATAACcttatttaaataaagatgtTCAGTGTCCACCAGCACCTTGAACAGATTTATGGTATTTACCACTTTCAGAAATGGTAAAGGTTTTAAGGTAAATGTAAAAACTGGCACGCATTCAGTTGAACAAAATCTTACCCTCCAGTAGAATCCACTGACTGCTCATGAAGAGTTAGCGGCTTCTCTTAGAGCTCTAGAGGAAATATGAGGTAAGAAATGTGGGGAAAAGAACAAGAGCCAATTCCGCTCCCAATCACAACAAGCAATAAAATAGTAGAAacagaaagtttaaaaaaaagaaactatcaATAGCTGGCATCAGAGTGCAGTGGGAGTGGAACTGTACATTTGACTCCTCTCTGTGACAGCAGATCAATGCAGCCTGGAGCACAGATAGAAATGAATTGATTGTCACCAATAAAACTCCAATTAAACAAAGGAACAAGCCTGGGAGAGAGCTCAGAGACAAGCAGCCCTCATCTTCTCATCAGTCCgtggggggaggtgggggtgggatGGGAGGGCGGGAGGTAAGAGAGGGAGCTGTGTCCCGGGAAAGCCGGTGAGCGAGGTCCGTTTCCTCTGAATACTCTGGCTATCAAGGAGGTGTGGAAGTTGAGgatgagtgtgagagtgagcgAACTGCCGACGGAGGATCAAATACCcgatagacagagagagtgtgagacagagggagagcagagacagaggcgCTACCATTGATCCAAAGCTTCCTTAATGATGAAAAGAGATCTTAATTGTGGTGGCATGTGATATATCAGGTTTCAGCAGTCAACTCTAGAGCTCATCTGACCTTCTCTTATTTAATAAGTTAGTGAGAAGCCCTTCACCACGCAGtctgtctttcactctctctatctctctaaGCCCTTCTCTATCTGCCGTTATGTGTCTCgttgtctttttctgtcactcATGTTCTCTCACTGTCGTAGCTACACTCATAATCTCCTCATTGAACAACCCCTGCATTTCATTCTTACATGTATTTCCATGTAGGTTATAGGCCTCCCATCTAAGCAGAGACTAAAGATGCTTTTCTCTCATATGAACCTCCAAATGAAGTTAAAGATGACTAATGTTCCCCGTTCCtagaaaatgtacaatatcTCCTtactctctcttctcctcatcTCACTTCTCCACTAATAACATTTTCCTCACTATCTCCCTCTATCTCCCCAGCTCTGTAATCTGATTGTTCTGTCTATGATTGTGCTGTTATTGAGTTGCCTGTATCATACATATGTATAAGTCCACCACAATACTATTTCCATCTCATACTACAATTTCCCCCAGCATCCTACCAAACGGGAATCTCATTCCTAAATGGAGGAAACACTAATGCCATGTTGACACGTGTAAAGCTTCAGAAACTTTGCAGGTTGGGAGCGCAGAATAGCCACAAGAGGGAACCCATTGCATCCCACCAAAGCCAAGTTTTCTCTGGCCTTTACTTTCATGTTATTTCTAATacattgaatcaaatgaaagcCACACATTACAGAGATGGTTTATCTTTGTTGTAGCAGCCGTGTTCCCTGACGCGATTACGTCATATTGAATGTGTAGTAGAGAGCGAGAGGGGAAATCACTCAAATgggttttgagtgaaatgttttaatagATCACCATGAAATGTGGTACAAACAGTTATgtctcaggatgaactgtaataacttgtGTGATACCCTGACTTTTTATGTAGACCCACcatgaacattttttaatacagtattttgatttatgataaaatccatccatcatctataccgcttatccgtcagggtcgcgggggagctggagccaatcccagctggctTCGGGCGggaggcggggtcaccctggactggtcgccagccaaccacagggctgacacacagagacagacaaccattcacgctcacactcacacctacgggcaattttagagtcaccagtgAACCTAACATGCATGTCTtgggattgtgggaggaagctggagaacccggagagaacccacacaagcacggggagaacatgcaaactccacacaggaagaccctggaaccttcttgctgtgaggcaacagtgttaaccaccgcaccaccgtgctgcccacTTAGGACAAAATACTTATGGCATTTCTATCGGCTGcaactgtactttgtgtttagcgCTAATTAGCATATGTTAGCATACTAATATGTTAAACAAagatgaacatggtaaacatatCAGCTAGACATCATCATGTTAGTACAACCTCATAGAGACGCTTGCGAACATAAACTTGACTATAGAAAGACAAGTAGGctactttttttcttattattcgTTATGCTTGCATGATTACATTCAAGCAAAATGTGATAGCATATCTCtcaaatgattattattacaaagagagcagagagatcTAACCCTGAAATTACATATAGCCAGTCAGTGATATAGTACTTTGATACCTTATGTGCCCGAGTTAACAGGAAGATTACACCAAAATCAGATGTAGGATTAGCGTCAAACACAGTCAGATGCCTGATTATAAACCTCTAGATTAGTCTATGGAGACTATTTATGGACATAAATATGACTCAGTATATACAGAAGATAGCAGGGTGTAGAAAAAGACAACTGAGGTGATTTATGTGTCAATACAGGTTTTCATAGAATTACAGTGGATTTATAAATTACTAAATTACTAAAGTCAAATATATGCATGAAATGAACCAAAATGCGACACCATCAGCCAAGAGGCATATATCATAACGTGTATTGTTGTTATTCCTTATCTTATGATGGTTTTAGAGACAAAATTTTCTTTAGGTGTGATGATTAGTGATTACTTACAATTAGTGCATGTTTCTACTCAACTTCCTTTCAACTATAACCTACAAGCGAAGCTAGTAGAGTTGCTGAATTTGTAAATATAGTTGTAAGTATAGTATGCTTACtgtgcgtcagtgtgtgtgtgtgtgtgtgtgtgtgtgtgtgtgtgcacctgtgttTAGTAAGCTCTGtcacctcttcatcactccAGCAACATCCCTCTGGCTATTACTCTAAAAGTTACCTTTCACTCATTGTTACCTAACTGAAAagaggctgaggaggaaaaaacatttgaaggTGTGTTTTTCAAACCGTCAATCTTCCGCTGGTTGCGGCAGCCTGATATGACCTTATAGCAAACATCCGCTGTTTTGCAAAAAGTCTATAGCTTATGGATTTCATGTCAAGAGAAAATATCTGATATTTCTTCTAACAAATCCTCACCCTTTTAAATGGATTTACTGTctagaacaaaaaaaaatcatatttatgCTAATAGAATGTCCATCTATTTATTGGTTTCTGTTGGCATTTTATTACTTTCGTGCCACAGAAGAagccctctctccatcctcgtCTTTTTCCACTCAATCGATGTTAGTTAAAGTTGCTGACTGTGTACAGTTGCTTTCTGCCCCCCCTCAGAAAGACTCATGCTGACCTCAGACCCCATCGTAAAATCATTTCTGAGCTTCATACAGCTGACCCTGAAGGTTAGGTTGAGGTTCATAGCGCGATGTTGTTGCTGAAGATGGTTAAGGATTATGATGATGGTGCTAGTTCGAGCTCTGTGCCATCAGCAAGAGAAATGATTAGGACTGCACCAGCAGTGTGTTAGCCTGACAGATGGCAACACATGGAGCTAGCTGACAGCACTGCTGACAGCGCATTCACAGGAAGTCCCCATCTTGAATGCACTGTACACTCTGTTTGTTGCTGTCCGTATTCTGATGTTTTTCTGCCGTCAACTGTAGCTTATTCCTACCTGTCACATCACCAATTCACAAGCTTAGAATTGCAAGACCACAGCATGGGCCTCCAGTCGTGGCACCAAAGGGAGCCGGGATCTGTTGAAAATCTTCAGTGAGTCGTTATCGCAGACGCTGGTCATTCATTAACATCTATCTGTTTTTTGGTGATTCATTCCTCCAGTGGTCAATACACTTTCAGTTATTTTCCCCTCAATCAATCTACTTAGAAATCAGCTCTGCTGGCATGTTAATGAATGGCCAAACGACATAGATACATTAATTGAATGACTGAATACATTAGGTGCTGTATTGAGTGCTGAACTGTTGCCTCTACGAATAGAAGTATGGAGTTATTATTAGGCTCAGTGATTGATGAAAGATGAGGAGAGCTGTGGCACAAACCTGTCAGTTCCACTGCCCTGGAtaggaatgaaggaatgagaCAGAAACTGTCCTTGCATGAGTAGTCACAAAGATCTGATCCTGTACTTGttttgaaatgctgtttttatttttctattttttttggtttgtttatccAATATGGGAATAGTTTTAAACTCCATCCAAATGCATCCTCGGGGGAAGCACATGTAACCCCTCCGAATAGTTGTAATACTTCTCCCTGTCACTTCATGACAGTTTCAACCTTGACGTTTGCATGTgagcgaatgtgtgtgtgtgtgtgtgtgtgtgtacatatacgCACATGGATGGGAGCATGGCAGTGACGTGATTGATGAGACatgaaagagagcagaggaagactTCCAGTCAATCAGCCCTGTGAATAACCACCTAAGATGTGGATTAAAGGCAGAAAGCTGTCTGAACTAACAAAAGCTCACATCCATTACCTTACACGCagagttgtttttctctctggagCAACAGTGACAACAAAATTAAAGTGTGTTAACAAAAATAgatggttttgttttcttgaaTTCAGGAGATGAAACATTGCAACATCTAACAACTCGGATGCTCATGGAAATGAAAAATCATGTGAGGTAAAAAGATCTCTGCAGAAGAGTGACCTATACAACATTTAAGATTATGATAATGTGTGCAAAAATGAAATGGAACGTAATGGATTGAATTTTCTTCTGTATATTAGGTTTTGTCCCGACTGTAGCGAGGTTTGAACTGTGTGGCTTAGAGGTGAAGAGGAGAACCAGCTAGTTGTAGGTTTCTGGTTTAATGCCCAGTAGCAGTGTATTCTGGCTTTGAGACAGCAATAGAAAGAGGGCTGGTGTTAGATCTACTGTATGGTGCCCACTAATTTATGTCAAGTGCCCTTGAACGGCGTGCTGAACCTTGGACACTGCACTGTGGATGATACCACTATAGATTAAGCCAGGCTTTAATCCGGTATTGTTGCCCCCATTAAACAACATGAAGGctcattttaatattaatagaGTTGTATTTTACATGTTGTGGCTAATGTAGGGAAAGCATATAAGTAATACGTTTTGTCAGTGTAGAAAggccaataaaaaaaacattgcaagCTAACATAACAAGATTAATAAAAGCAGTATTTTCTCAGCATGACATTGTATTTTGACCCCTGAAAGAAATGCATATGAGTTTGGATTTATGTGTAATTCAGGAGGACAAGCCGttcaaattaaatgataaaatagaTCACTTGCCCTCTAGAATGCCACgtatgtgcattttttttttatctgacaCTCAATCTTTACCTTCCTCAatcattacaaaaaataaataaatcagtttaaTAATCTTACAACCTTATGGTTAGGCTATAGTTAAGGTTTGGCTAGATTTAGACTCAAAGTGACTTAGgtttagggaaagatcatggtttgggtaAAAATGGATACTTTGTCAAAGTTAAGGGACCTTCgtcatcatggtaacaataataaagaGGTTAGGTTTCATAACCTATTATGGTTAGGGAATCATCGAAGTCCTCCATTGCTGAAACGACTGGCAACACACGTCCGGAGAATATGTGAAAATACAAGCTGAATAGCCTTTGGCTCATAGTTAATaacgtttttttcttcttcttttgtctgttttaatttcTCCAGGTCCAGGGGTTGGAGAAGCAAGTGGACTTCTCAGACGTGGGCCCAGTGGGTTCGGTGATGAAGACCCTTCCATATGGCATGGGTGGAGGCACAGTGGGAGGAACGACTGGGGGAGTGGTTAAGCCTCCGTACCAAACACGCATCTTCTCCACTTCCATCGACCAGACGCCCATGAAATCCAAGCCGCCCACCTACAGTTTCTTTAACCCATACGACTCGTCCCGGAACCAGTCCCTGCTCCTGGACCAAACAGGCTACCGCTCTAAGCGCAAGCCCTCACTAAAGACAGCCATGAAGACCAAGAAGATCTTTGGCTGGGGAGACTTCTACTTCAATGTCAAGACCATGAAGTTCAGCTTGTTGGTGACAGGGAAGATTGTGGACCACATCAACGGGACGTTCACCGTTTACTTCCGCCACAACTCGTCCAGCCTGGGGAACGTGTCAGTCAGTATTGTGCCACCTACCAAAGTGGTGGAGTTTGAggtcctccagcagcagcagctgcacccccacaCCCAGCAAAATGTCCAGATCCAGGAGACCCAGCAGTCCACCATCGACCCCAAAGAGGCAAAGACCTTTAACTGTCGGGTGGAGTATGAGAAAACCAACAGATCCAAGAAGCCCAAACCCTGCCTGTACGATCCATCTCAGACCTGCTTCACAGAGCACACCCAGTCCCACGCTGCCTGGCTCTGTGCCAAACCCTTCAAAGTGATCTGCatcttcatctctttctttaGCATCGATTACAAGCTGGTTCAAAAAGTCTGTCCGGACTACAACTTCCAAAGTGAGCACCCATACTTAGGATAAGTAAGAGGgactgaactgaaaaaataaagaaaaaaaagagacaatgtTAATGACGACGATGATTATAATGATAAAGATGGAAGTGATAGTCATATTGATTACGATGAAGAAGCAGGGGACAGTTTTTTGCCTCTAAACTGCTGTGAATTGTggatttaaataaagtataatcGGAGTTATGGGTGGTTAGAATATGGCTGATTTCTCTGACTTATTTTCCAACTTTGTATTTGTTAacttcagtttttatttgactttcttTCTGTAAATAATGTACTCAACCTCAGCACACTTACTGTTTTTAGATATTTGTTTCTCAGTGTTATTACTTTTTGCATTGGGAGAATTCGGTTGAAAACAGCTGGAATCAGTATTATGCCCTCCGAGTACAAAGGGAGCCTCTGAGGCAGCTGTGTTGTGCCATCACTGTATGGCAGACCTAATGTTATGGTAGACTGACTGTTAATCATCCTCTCAGCTCTACATTTCAAACCCTGGATATAAGAGAGTTATATGTATGAGAAATGCTATGCTGGATATGcatacaatatactgtatgaaaaagcacattaaaatcTCTTAAACTGTCTGTCTTTTACTGggtgaatgtttttgttcagaGCTGGAAGCACAATTGAAGGGCACAAGCTGTGCAGCTTATTCATGCTATCTAAATCAGCAAGGACACTATAATGAACAAAGTTACATTTCTCTCTGATTGGGAATCCATGCCCAAGCTTTCTGTGAAGATatgtaattttaattttctaaatatattGAGGGAATGTTGGTGTATGGATTCAATTATAACATGAAAACTAACCACGGAGCATTCTTAAGATGGTGATAAAGTTTTAAAGGGAGTTGATATGTACAGTAAAAGAATCCGAGGGACGTATCTGTTACAATTTTTGATCACGTGTACCCTGAAACCGAAGAGAAAAATAACTATTCTATTGAAGGAAATATGATTGACAGAATTCTGCATGTTTGATCATGCAAGAAGAGGAAATATTGTACATCTGAGTAAACACTTCTTAGTTGCACCTAAACCTCCAGGTGGCCTCCTCTCATTTTATTGGCTTTTGTATTACCGGTGCCACTGTTATAATCTCAGCTACCTAATAATATTTACTTTATCATTGCTTTCTTTATGCTAAAAATACGAGCTTACAGAAAATTGAAGCGGGATAGCGTCACTATTGCAAAAAAATATGCATCAGCTTAGAGATCAATGCACCCACCTCTTCCCTGATTACATTAAACAAACACTCCTCAGACACCTCCGACTATCTCAGAATGCCTCCCCTCTGCCTTTTAAACAAAgccccttttttctctttcagcgTTGCGTCGTAGGCTCTTTGCTCTCCACACTTTTGATCTGATGATAATGGTGCTCAGAATTTcattagaaaacacacagtcGATGCTAATTGAATCTTCATCTCACTCTGGCTCGATACCCTATTATGCTCTTGATCAATTACATTGAGATGGAGGTCCAGGGAGGTCCATGTATCTTACACAAGTTGCAGCAGACAGTGGGGACATGGAGATTGATGGAGTCGCCGTGACCCAGATTCTCTGGAGTTCCCCTCTTTGTCACACAGAGTCTCTACAGTGGTTGGGTGAAAAATCACCAGACGAGTCGGTATGGACGGATCCTTGTGTACTCCTTTGGGTTTGACCATATGTGTGATTaagagcgtgtgtgtgattctaattatctttatgtctgtgtgtgtttgtccaggtAACAAAAACAGCTAATGAGCTGAGAGGATATTTGTGACACGTCACATCACCAAAGCTTCTCTGGACACACTGATCATGTGGTGCGTAGCCACAGTTCATGGACTACACTAACTGAGACAGTAGAGTGTAAAGAGAGCAGCACTTTAGAGATACTGGCTAAGAGATATTTTTATTGAGATATAATATTGAGATATTTTTAGAGATAAGTAAAAATGGGCCCAAGATTATTTTGGACAAACACCAGATTTCAGATGCCTTTGGAGAAAAACTGTAGCTGGAATAAAGTAAAACTACATAAACATGCTGACAATGCGGGCAGCATGGGATTGGCTGCAGCCCCCTgggacccttaaggataagcggtatagacaatgaatggatggatgctgATTATGCATCATAAGCAATCCATAGGTTTCTCTATACCTGACCTGATTTACTGGGGTTACAGAGCAAACTTGTATCTATTTGGCTAACTATTTATTATTCGGGTCATGTCAGATCAGGTCATCACTAGTGCATCTACTCACATGCACGCTCTTCATAGGTTAGCACTACACCTCTGGTTAAGACTGAGTACTAAACAAAGTACTTAATAACTTCCCTCCTCAAAATACACCCACTATGCTTTCTAGAGTGCAGTTTCCATGTCCATGAACAGTTTATTGCATCTAACTATTTTTGcttaatatatacatttttgtaTAAATATGTGTTGAAAATGTATATATCAGTGACAGCTGCTTTCACTCACTGTGGTCTGTTGGTCCTCTCAGTC
This region of Pempheris klunzingeri isolate RE-2024b chromosome 2, fPemKlu1.hap1, whole genome shotgun sequence genomic DNA includes:
- the LOC139217603 gene encoding neurexophilin-2, with amino-acid sequence MQVLGWTLVLLCQWILQKVQGLEKQVDFSDVGPVGSVMKTLPYGMGGGTVGGTTGGVVKPPYQTRIFSTSIDQTPMKSKPPTYSFFNPYDSSRNQSLLLDQTGYRSKRKPSLKTAMKTKKIFGWGDFYFNVKTMKFSLLVTGKIVDHINGTFTVYFRHNSSSLGNVSVSIVPPTKVVEFEVLQQQQLHPHTQQNVQIQETQQSTIDPKEAKTFNCRVEYEKTNRSKKPKPCLYDPSQTCFTEHTQSHAAWLCAKPFKVICIFISFFSIDYKLVQKVCPDYNFQSEHPYLG